From Nicotiana tabacum cultivar K326 chromosome 15, ASM71507v2, whole genome shotgun sequence, the proteins below share one genomic window:
- the LOC107821363 gene encoding uncharacterized protein LOC107821363 gives MLDWSIKLDEALWAYRTAFKTTIGTSPFKLVYEKSCDLPVGIEHKAYWVIKMLNLDLNLACEHRLAQMNELAEFRLDAYENARIFKEKTMRWHDCLIKPKEFHEEDKILPYNSRLRLFSGKFKSRWTGPYVVKHVSPYGAIEIQDKEGNESFKVNGHRLKP, from the exons ATGCTG GATTGGTCTATAAAGTTGGATGAAGCTTTATGGGCGTACAGAACTGCTTTCAAAACAACCATAGGGACTTCACCGTTCAAATTAGTGTATGAAAAATCGTGTGATCTACCTGTTGGgatagaacataaagcttattgggtaATTAAGATGCTTAATCTTGATCTTAATCTTGCATGTGAACACAGGTTGGCGCAGATGAACGAATTGGCGGAATTTAGACTGGATGCGTATGAAAATGCGCGAATTTTTAAGGAAAAGACAATGAGGTGGCATGATTGTCTGATTAAGCCAAAGGAGTTTCATGAAGAGGACAAAATTCTGCCATACAATAGTAGACTTAGGTTGTTCTCTGGAAAATTCAAGTCAAGATGGACAGGTCCATATGTGGTGAAACACGTCTCACCGTATGGCGCCATTGAAATACAAGATAAGGAAGGGAATGAAAGCTTTAAGGTGAATGGGCACAGGTTGAAACCATAA